One window of the Rosa rugosa chromosome 3, drRosRugo1.1, whole genome shotgun sequence genome contains the following:
- the LOC133737080 gene encoding uncharacterized protein LOC133737080 — translation MRQSNATKQSKLMRFISSPIRSLTKAKNFYMKSLEDCAAKVGYGGGGAGVGGYTASQVPQLPRSFSGNSSSSNDDEDLRQLLRTASSKKNNDAEKRDNKVAGSEMHRRGRPNVSIRQPTMNNAMGMRSYSVGLKMGRIDEERASTFEEDEVDVKADFYTRNRSYGVNKRNAGIV, via the coding sequence ATGAGGCAGAGCAATGCAACTAAGCAAAGCAAGTTGATGCGCTTTATATCTTCACCCATTAGGTCTCTAACCAAGGCCAAGAACTTCTACATGAAGAGTTTAGAAGATTGTGCTGCGAAGGTGGGTTATGGTGGCGGTGGCGCTGGTGTGGGTGGTTACACTGCTTCACAAGTACCACAGTTGCCCAGGAGCTTCAGCGGCAACTCCTCCAGTTCGAACGATGATGAGGATTTGAGGCAGCTTCTAAGGACGGCGTCGTCAAAGAAGAACAACGATGCAGAGAAACGGGACAACAAGGTAGCAGGTTCAGAGATGCACAGAAGAGGAAGACCAAATGTTAGTATTAGACAACCGACAATGAATAATGCGATGGGGATGAGGAGCTACAGTGTTGGATTGAAGATGGGAAGGATTGATGAGGAAAGGGCTTCGACttttgaggaagatgaagtCGATGTGAAGGCGGATTTTTATACAAGAAACAGAAGTTACGGTGTTAACAAGAGAAATGCTGGGATTGTATAG